A single Henriciella sp. AS95 DNA region contains:
- a CDS encoding DUF1178 family protein: MIRYALQCDDCDASFDGWFGSSEGFDKQVKAGLVTCPSCSGTAVRKQVMAPSVRPSEKSGASDPEKVFGKLAAKARQHISENYDYVGDGFAEEARSMFYGERDHRPIWGETTNEEREALKEEGVPAAPLHPDFTPKKQPDKSKLN, encoded by the coding sequence ATGATCCGCTACGCGCTTCAATGTGATGACTGTGATGCCAGCTTCGACGGATGGTTCGGCTCGTCTGAAGGGTTCGACAAGCAGGTAAAAGCCGGGCTGGTCACTTGCCCGTCCTGCTCGGGCACGGCGGTCCGCAAACAGGTCATGGCGCCATCTGTGCGGCCCTCCGAAAAATCCGGGGCAAGCGATCCTGAAAAAGTCTTCGGCAAACTCGCCGCAAAGGCCCGCCAGCACATTTCGGAAAATTATGACTATGTCGGCGACGGGTTCGCCGAAGAAGCGCGAAGCATGTTTTATGGCGAACGCGACCACCGCCCGATCTGGGGTGAAACCACGAATGAAGAACGCGAAGCCCTGAAAGAGGAGGGCGTTCCGGCCGCTCCGCTTCACCCTGACTTCACCCCGAAAAAGCAACCGGACAAGTCAAAGCTGAACTAG
- a CDS encoding Flp family type IVb pilin produces the protein MVRHLVLSLIGDTRAATAVEYGLLLGLMVIAIVGGITAVGAQTTNNIDSAAQAYPT, from the coding sequence ATGGTCCGGCATCTTGTTCTCTCCCTAATCGGCGATACGCGCGCAGCTACGGCAGTGGAGTACGGACTTCTCCTCGGGCTCATGGTTATTGCGATTGTTGGCGGCATCACGGCGGTTGGCGCTCAGACGACCAATAATATCGACTCGGCCGCGCAGGCTTATCCGACCTAA
- the mutT gene encoding 8-oxo-dGTP diphosphatase MutT, producing MTKRLLLVSAAAIFDGDGRILLAQRPEGKAMAGLWEFPGGKVETGETPAEALVRELQEELQITVDALKLKPINFASFDYPDFHLLMPLFQVNDWVGEPVALEGQTLEWVRPANLHTYPAPPADIPLFADLAARF from the coding sequence ATGACGAAGCGGCTTCTGCTGGTCTCTGCGGCGGCGATCTTTGACGGCGATGGGCGCATTCTCCTGGCTCAGCGGCCTGAAGGAAAGGCCATGGCGGGCCTGTGGGAGTTTCCGGGCGGGAAGGTTGAAACGGGCGAAACCCCGGCCGAAGCGCTGGTCCGTGAACTGCAGGAAGAGCTACAGATCACCGTCGACGCCCTAAAATTGAAACCGATAAATTTCGCAAGTTTTGATTATCCGGATTTTCACCTTTTGATGCCACTTTTTCAGGTGAATGACTGGGTTGGTGAGCCTGTCGCACTTGAGGGCCAGACGCTCGAGTGGGTCAGACCAGCTAATCTTCACACCTATCCTGCGCCTCCAGCAGATATTCCGCTTTTTGCGGACCTGGCGGCGCGCTTCTGA
- a CDS encoding epoxide hydrolase family protein: protein MSEPQPFTIDIRQQVLERIRQRVRDYRWFPAPDSGGEWQFGMSTRVMKDIQSYWLNRYDWRKVEAELNAWPHYMADVDGLELHFLHIVGEAGGKRPLLLTHGWPGSFYEFYEAIGPLAFPSKHGGKAEDAFDLVIPSLPGYAFSGKPSSPIGQRRTAELFDRLMHDVLGYESYLAQGGDWGSVVTGWLGFNHAQAKGGGCAAIHLNMFGLRPSPATPTTDAERAWMGKAQAAMQAEGAYLMEQATKPQTLAMALMDSPLGSAAWILEKFHAWSDLSDGDLLSVYSRDQLITNVMLYLVNEAIATSVWYYAGFYMEGGGSLPEGERVEVPTGVANYPGDTYMLSPPRSYWDRGYNIQHWSDMPKGGHFAAMEVPDLFVENIRNWARTV, encoded by the coding sequence ATGAGCGAGCCGCAGCCTTTTACCATCGATATTCGCCAGCAGGTGCTTGAACGCATCCGTCAGCGCGTGCGCGACTATCGTTGGTTTCCGGCCCCTGATTCGGGCGGCGAGTGGCAATTCGGCATGTCCACCAGGGTGATGAAGGACATTCAGTCTTATTGGCTCAATCGATATGACTGGCGAAAGGTCGAAGCCGAACTCAATGCCTGGCCGCATTACATGGCGGATGTGGATGGGCTGGAGCTGCACTTTCTGCACATTGTCGGCGAGGCAGGCGGCAAAAGACCCCTGCTGCTGACCCATGGCTGGCCTGGCTCGTTTTATGAATTCTACGAGGCCATTGGCCCGCTCGCCTTCCCGTCGAAACATGGCGGCAAGGCCGAAGATGCTTTCGACCTCGTGATCCCGTCCCTGCCGGGCTATGCCTTCTCGGGCAAGCCGTCTTCACCGATAGGCCAGCGCCGAACGGCTGAGCTGTTCGATAGGCTGATGCACGATGTGCTGGGCTATGAAAGCTATCTGGCGCAAGGCGGCGATTGGGGCAGTGTGGTGACCGGCTGGCTCGGTTTCAATCATGCGCAGGCGAAGGGCGGCGGCTGCGCAGCGATCCATCTCAACATGTTCGGCCTGCGCCCGTCTCCGGCGACGCCGACGACGGATGCGGAGCGGGCCTGGATGGGGAAGGCGCAAGCGGCCATGCAGGCAGAAGGCGCCTATCTGATGGAGCAGGCGACAAAGCCGCAGACCCTCGCCATGGCGCTGATGGATTCGCCGCTTGGGTCGGCAGCGTGGATTCTTGAGAAATTCCACGCCTGGTCAGACCTCTCTGACGGAGACCTGCTGAGCGTCTACAGCCGCGACCAGCTGATCACGAATGTCATGCTCTATCTCGTCAATGAGGCAATCGCGACGTCGGTCTGGTATTATGCAGGTTTCTATATGGAAGGGGGCGGCAGCCTGCCGGAAGGCGAGCGCGTCGAGGTGCCAACAGGCGTCGCCAATTATCCGGGCGACACGTACATGCTTTCACCGCCGCGCAGCTATTGGGATCGCGGCTACAATATCCAGCACTGGTCAGACATGCCGAAGGGTGGGCACTTCGCGGCAATGGAAGTGCCAGACCTGTTTGTCGAAAATATCAGAAACTGGGCGCGGACGGTCTAG
- a CDS encoding aa3-type cytochrome c oxidase subunit IV, translating into MAESNYTHGEMNIDAQSSMYSGFMRASAWGSLILLVAVGYMVFTLSIGINWLVSLILMAGAGIAIGVGLGFGGAWIATIVGLAGLALFIQLMITLINLAM; encoded by the coding sequence ATGGCCGAGAGCAATTACACACATGGCGAGATGAACATCGACGCCCAGTCCAGCATGTATTCTGGCTTCATGAGAGCCAGCGCCTGGGGCAGCCTGATCCTGCTGGTCGCTGTTGGCTACATGGTCTTCACCCTGTCCATCGGCATTAACTGGCTCGTCTCGCTCATTCTGATGGCTGGTGCGGGCATTGCCATCGGCGTCGGCCTGGGATTTGGCGGCGCGTGGATCGCAACCATTGTGGGCCTAGCCGGCCTGGCGCTCTTCATTCAGCTGATGATCACGCTCATCAATCTGGCGATGTAG
- a CDS encoding 1-acyl-sn-glycerol-3-phosphate acyltransferase, with protein sequence MEDAIKKNNQVSVFLEGLQETDAHIVDTLIEERCPSFVSHWSWPVVRPTLYSMLGYKKARNMADALMQLNGRRSFEYLSQELDVDVSIDQLHHLPEKGRVVVAANHPTGLADGVAVWDALMQKRQDIVFFANADAIRVNPQFQDVIIPIEWVAEKRSPAKTRETLKRAAEAFAEEKCIVIFPSGKLAKRIDGRLTEQDWFPTVVSLARKQKAPIAPLHVKAKNSWLFYKLSQINGELRDITLFHELLNKKGARFDMSVGPLIAPDDLAGDASEVTDRLKHHVAYELAKNPDKPFN encoded by the coding sequence ATGGAAGACGCGATTAAAAAAAATAATCAGGTGTCTGTTTTTCTTGAAGGCCTTCAAGAAACCGATGCGCACATCGTCGACACGCTGATCGAGGAGCGGTGCCCGAGTTTCGTCTCGCACTGGAGCTGGCCGGTCGTGCGCCCGACGCTCTATTCAATGCTTGGCTACAAAAAAGCGCGGAACATGGCCGATGCGCTGATGCAGCTGAATGGACGTCGCTCTTTTGAGTACCTGTCCCAGGAACTCGATGTCGATGTGTCGATCGACCAGCTGCACCATCTGCCGGAAAAGGGACGTGTGGTGGTCGCCGCCAACCATCCGACGGGCCTGGCTGACGGTGTGGCCGTGTGGGACGCGCTGATGCAGAAGCGCCAGGACATCGTTTTCTTCGCAAATGCCGATGCGATCCGCGTCAATCCGCAATTCCAGGATGTCATCATCCCGATCGAGTGGGTCGCGGAGAAGCGGTCTCCGGCCAAGACGCGCGAGACGCTGAAGCGCGCGGCCGAAGCCTTTGCGGAAGAAAAGTGCATCGTGATTTTCCCGTCCGGGAAGCTGGCCAAGCGGATCGACGGGAGGCTGACCGAACAGGACTGGTTCCCGACCGTGGTCAGCCTGGCGCGCAAGCAGAAAGCGCCTATCGCCCCGCTACATGTAAAGGCGAAGAATTCCTGGCTGTTCTACAAACTCAGCCAGATCAATGGCGAATTGCGCGATATCACGCTGTTTCACGAGCTTCTCAACAAGAAGGGTGCGCGCTTCGATATGAGCGTCGGTCCGCTGATTGCGCCGGACGATCTGGCAGGGGACGCGTCGGAGGTCACGGACCGGTTGAAGCATCATGTGGCTTATGAACTGGCGAAAAATCCGGACAAGCCATTCAATTAA
- the grxC gene encoding glutaredoxin 3 produces MSKVTIYTRSFCPFCSRAVSLLKKKGAEFTEIDAGMDPDKKAEMIQRSNGGRTFPQIFVGDTHIGGCDEMFALDRAGKLDPMLQGA; encoded by the coding sequence ATGTCCAAAGTTACCATCTATACGCGCAGCTTCTGCCCTTTCTGTTCACGGGCCGTCTCCCTCCTCAAGAAGAAGGGCGCCGAGTTCACCGAGATCGATGCGGGCATGGACCCTGACAAGAAAGCGGAAATGATTCAGCGTTCAAATGGCGGCCGGACGTTCCCGCAAATCTTTGTGGGAGACACCCATATTGGCGGCTGCGACGAGATGTTTGCCCTTGACCGGGCCGGCAAGCTCGACCCGATGCTGCAAGGAGCCTGA
- a CDS encoding peptidylprolyl isomerase — MKSSRALLLGLCVSLGLMAAACDTEFTNPARNPVGFDASTAAVVNGEPIYISDVELEAVAQGRIEAGEAFGPDHTEYQLVLEQLIDQRLLAQEAVRRGLDRSPSAQRRLETARERLLGNFLMEDLVATEVTDAAIDQMYDEQVKLQQIDDEVRIRHILFDTKEEAEAVLPRARNGEDFTALAFEFSKDTRTRLDGGSFGWVSPNEMIDPFPSVIADTTVGEISEPFESEQGWHILKVEDRRTRPPKTKDEMRPEIVTYLTFTKISQILRDLRTNASIEQRDGGRALEPPPLVEEDDAGAEPEAGGEDTAPQPDETLPTGEDEGPSE, encoded by the coding sequence ATGAAATCCTCCCGGGCTTTGCTTCTCGGACTCTGCGTATCACTCGGCCTGATGGCGGCGGCATGTGACACGGAGTTTACCAATCCCGCGCGAAATCCTGTCGGATTCGACGCTTCCACAGCAGCCGTCGTGAATGGTGAGCCGATCTATATCTCCGATGTCGAGCTTGAAGCGGTTGCCCAGGGACGCATCGAAGCGGGCGAGGCTTTTGGCCCCGACCACACGGAATATCAGCTTGTTCTCGAGCAGCTGATCGATCAGCGCCTGCTCGCGCAGGAGGCCGTCCGTCGCGGGCTCGACCGGTCCCCGAGCGCGCAGCGGCGGCTGGAAACAGCGCGTGAGCGCCTGCTTGGAAACTTCCTGATGGAGGACCTCGTCGCCACCGAAGTGACCGACGCGGCGATCGACCAGATGTATGACGAGCAGGTCAAGCTGCAGCAGATCGACGACGAAGTGCGCATCCGCCACATCCTGTTCGACACCAAAGAAGAGGCCGAGGCCGTGCTGCCCCGGGCTCGCAATGGGGAAGATTTTACGGCGCTGGCATTCGAATTTTCCAAGGATACGCGCACGCGCCTCGATGGCGGGTCCTTTGGCTGGGTCTCGCCCAATGAAATGATCGACCCGTTTCCGTCCGTCATCGCTGATACGACGGTTGGCGAGATTTCAGAGCCGTTCGAGTCCGAGCAGGGCTGGCATATCCTGAAAGTCGAAGACCGGCGCACGCGCCCGCCCAAGACCAAGGATGAGATGCGCCCGGAGATCGTCACCTATCTCACCTTTACCAAGATCAGCCAGATCCTGCGCGACTTGCGGACCAATGCCAGCATTGAGCAGCGCGATGGCGGGCGCGCCCTGGAGCCGCCACCGCTGGTCGAGGAAGACGACGCGGGAGCAGAGCCGGAAGCTGGTGGAGAAGACACCGCACCACAACCGGATGAAACGCTTCCGACCGGCGAAGACGAAGGCCCCAGCGAATAA
- a CDS encoding mechanosensitive ion channel, with product MEEFWNNTVQQVQDYGPKILFAIAILVAAYLVALLVKWVISTAINKTGFGKGPVDPDGKATKSLGDSLGIAAFWIVMLIGVIQALTRLELTQIVDPLNNMLADVLGYLPNIFGAVIIFVLFMIVANVVQKTAKAVFVFADPVPQQLGLASKPVNISGITATVLAAIIGILGAIAAFDVLAIEAISGPANDMLRDIVSAIPRILIAAILLTVFVLIGRFVHNLIMRTLPGFGVDSAVAELGILKGADKGLTASSVIAKGAMFFIVLLGLIQALRALEFDVLTNATYTVLDLAASIVFGAVIIVAGVIIARLVSGAMAATGSGISDTAAKVVKWLIVGLAIILGISRMELDPTGGEFVLNVAEMLVMGVAVGLAIAIGIGFGWGGRDWFARQLEKWKS from the coding sequence ATGGAAGAATTCTGGAACAACACTGTGCAACAGGTGCAGGATTACGGGCCGAAGATACTCTTCGCCATCGCAATCCTCGTTGCCGCTTATCTTGTCGCACTGCTGGTCAAATGGGTCATCTCGACGGCGATCAACAAGACCGGCTTCGGCAAGGGCCCCGTCGATCCTGACGGGAAAGCGACAAAGTCATTGGGCGACAGTCTCGGCATAGCCGCGTTCTGGATCGTCATGCTGATCGGCGTCATACAGGCGCTGACACGGCTTGAACTGACCCAGATTGTCGATCCGCTCAACAATATGCTGGCTGATGTCCTTGGGTATCTGCCGAACATATTCGGTGCGGTGATCATCTTTGTCCTGTTCATGATTGTCGCGAATGTCGTGCAGAAGACAGCGAAGGCGGTTTTTGTCTTTGCCGATCCTGTGCCGCAACAACTCGGACTGGCCTCAAAGCCCGTGAACATCTCAGGCATTACAGCCACCGTGCTGGCCGCGATTATCGGAATTCTGGGCGCGATTGCAGCCTTTGACGTGCTGGCGATTGAAGCGATCTCAGGCCCGGCAAATGACATGCTGCGCGATATCGTATCGGCCATACCGCGTATCCTGATTGCGGCGATCCTGCTGACGGTCTTCGTCCTGATCGGCCGCTTCGTGCATAATCTCATCATGCGGACACTGCCTGGTTTTGGTGTGGATTCGGCCGTTGCTGAACTCGGCATCCTGAAGGGCGCGGACAAGGGCCTGACGGCCTCCAGTGTCATCGCCAAGGGCGCCATGTTCTTCATTGTGCTGCTTGGTCTTATTCAGGCGCTGCGTGCGCTTGAGTTCGATGTGCTCACCAATGCGACCTATACGGTGCTTGATCTTGCAGCCTCTATCGTCTTCGGCGCGGTTATCATCGTCGCGGGCGTTATCATTGCGCGGCTGGTGAGCGGCGCGATGGCTGCGACAGGTTCAGGCATCAGCGACACGGCTGCGAAAGTGGTGAAGTGGTTGATTGTCGGCCTCGCCATCATCCTCGGTATTTCCCGCATGGAGCTGGACCCGACCGGTGGTGAGTTCGTGTTGAACGTCGCCGAAATGCTGGTCATGGGCGTGGCCGTTGGTCTCGCCATTGCTATTGGCATCGGCTTTGGCTGGGGCGGCCGCGACTGGTTCGCGCGCCAGCTCGAGAAGTGGAAAAGCTAG
- the argJ gene encoding bifunctional glutamate N-acetyltransferase/amino-acid acetyltransferase ArgJ: MQLTPSPFAPAEFPALPTVKGVRAATASRGFYAKRGVERDDVFLFLMPEGTSAAGVFTRSHTASADVEWCREALIKGAGKGRAVIANAGNSNAFTGVAGVKKNEATLAAMVETLGVPKEECFLSATGVIGEPLPDPAYVGKMLPELGSKLGAPDWEACTRAFMTTDTFPKGAGATSEIDGTEVAISGILKGSGMIMPNMATMLCYVFTDAAIAPDVLDELLREAVEPTLNSVTVDGDTSTSDTCMLFATGASGAPMIESGSDPRLDAFREALGGVFRDLAHQLVKDGEGASKFVEIRVENAVTARSAKAIGLSIANSPLVKTAIAAGDANWGRIVMAVGKSLEPIVRDNMRIWFGDLLIAEGGLRAPTYDEAAASAHFAKDSIEIRVDVAAGDEAWTVWTCDLTHAYVDINGAYRT; encoded by the coding sequence ATGCAACTGACACCCTCTCCTTTTGCGCCGGCGGAGTTTCCGGCGCTCCCGACCGTCAAGGGCGTGCGCGCGGCGACGGCATCTCGCGGTTTCTATGCAAAGCGCGGCGTCGAGCGCGATGACGTTTTCCTGTTCCTGATGCCGGAAGGCACCTCGGCGGCGGGCGTGTTTACCCGCTCGCACACCGCTTCGGCAGATGTCGAATGGTGCCGTGAGGCGTTAATCAAGGGCGCGGGAAAAGGACGGGCCGTGATTGCCAATGCGGGCAATTCCAACGCCTTCACAGGCGTTGCGGGTGTGAAAAAGAATGAAGCGACGCTGGCGGCCATGGTCGAAACGCTGGGCGTGCCGAAGGAGGAATGTTTCCTGTCCGCGACCGGCGTCATTGGCGAGCCGCTGCCGGACCCGGCCTATGTCGGCAAGATGCTTCCGGAGCTTGGGAGCAAGCTGGGTGCGCCCGACTGGGAGGCCTGCACGCGTGCCTTCATGACCACCGATACGTTTCCCAAGGGCGCGGGCGCGACAAGCGAGATTGATGGCACTGAGGTCGCCATTTCGGGCATCCTGAAAGGCTCCGGCATGATCATGCCGAACATGGCGACGATGCTCTGCTATGTGTTTACCGATGCGGCGATCGCCCCCGATGTGCTGGATGAGCTGCTGCGCGAGGCGGTCGAGCCGACGCTGAACTCGGTCACGGTCGACGGCGATACCTCCACTTCCGACACATGCATGCTGTTTGCGACGGGGGCCTCCGGTGCGCCGATGATCGAGAGCGGGTCGGACCCGCGGCTGGACGCGTTTCGCGAAGCCCTTGGCGGCGTCTTTCGTGATCTCGCCCACCAGCTGGTAAAGGATGGCGAGGGCGCGAGCAAATTTGTCGAAATTCGCGTCGAGAACGCTGTCACAGCCCGTTCGGCCAAGGCTATCGGCCTCAGCATTGCGAACTCGCCGCTGGTGAAGACGGCCATCGCAGCCGGAGACGCGAATTGGGGGCGGATCGTCATGGCCGTCGGCAAATCGCTGGAGCCCATCGTTCGTGACAATATGCGCATCTGGTTCGGTGATCTGCTGATCGCTGAAGGCGGGCTGCGGGCGCCGACCTATGACGAGGCCGCCGCGAGCGCTCACTTTGCAAAAGACAGTATCGAGATCCGGGTCGATGTCGCTGCCGGTGATGAGGCCTGGACGGTCTGGACCTGCGACCTGACCCATGCCTATGTCGACATTAACGGCGCCTACCGGACATGA
- the secA gene encoding preprotein translocase subunit SecA, translating into MLSVARKIFGSSNDRRIKPMRKRVEKINALETSMQALSDDELRAKTDEFKKRLADGAGLDDILEEAFAVVREGSVRSLGMRHFDVQLIGGIVLHQGAIAEMRTGEGKTLVATLAVYLNALAGKGVHVITVNDYLASRDADWMGKLYSFLGLTTGVIVHGLNDQERKAAYACDITYGTNNEFGFDYLRDNMKYSLDQMAQRGHAYAIVDEVDSILIDEARTPLIISGPTDDRSDLYRTIDKLIPQLDDETDVELDEKQRSCVFTEEGMEKMEQMLEEAGLLEGSLWDPQNVTIVHHSNQALRAHKLFHRDKDYLMKDGQVMLVDEFTGRMMEGRRLSEGLHQAIEAKEGVEIKPENQTLASITFQNYFRLYEKLAGMTGTAITEADEFADIYKLDVYQLPTNKPIQRIDDDDVVYRVASAKYQEIIKEVRDARAKGQPVLLGTASIEKSEIISTLLTQAKVPHKVLNARHHEQEAEIIADAGLPGAVTVATNMAGRGTDIQLGGNLEMRLWKAIDEFKEKHGRDPSEEEEKAMETELKADIEVGKKEALAAGGLFVLGTERHESRRIDNQLRGRTGRQGDPGKSKFFISVEDDLMRVFAADRLNSIMKSLGIKEDEGITHPWMNKAIETSQKKIEQRNFEIRKNVLKYDDVINDQRKAIFEQRRDFMHADNVTAVVTDMRHDVIDGYVAIAMPPKAFAEQWDVDGLTETLKTELGIDLPIAQWASEEGVANDEIAERIRVAADQAFEQKVEQVGKQQMQQVEKQVLLQVLDGRWRQHLQQIDQLRSVIHLRSYGQRDPLNEFKEEAFKLFNDLLDTMRTEVTRILMNIRIAPPATDEQRAEMAAARQQLLRREQAPQQPAMQETHLDPDTGDNEMTPDVIEGPNDPHAGPPLHQAEDDWSNTPRNAPCPCGSGKKYKHCHGSLTGADQQQV; encoded by the coding sequence ATGCTCTCAGTTGCCCGCAAGATTTTCGGCTCTTCAAATGACAGACGGATCAAACCGATGCGAAAGCGCGTCGAGAAGATCAATGCTCTGGAAACGTCCATGCAGGCGCTCAGCGATGACGAGCTGAGAGCAAAAACAGACGAATTCAAAAAGCGCCTCGCCGATGGCGCTGGTCTCGACGACATTCTCGAAGAAGCGTTTGCGGTGGTTCGCGAAGGCTCTGTCCGCTCGCTTGGCATGCGGCATTTTGACGTGCAGCTGATTGGCGGGATCGTCCTGCATCAGGGCGCGATCGCGGAAATGCGCACCGGTGAGGGCAAGACGCTCGTTGCGACGCTGGCTGTCTATCTCAATGCGCTCGCCGGCAAGGGCGTTCACGTCATTACCGTCAACGACTACCTCGCCAGCCGCGATGCGGACTGGATGGGCAAGCTTTATAGCTTTCTGGGTCTCACCACGGGCGTCATCGTCCACGGCCTGAACGACCAGGAACGCAAGGCGGCCTATGCCTGCGACATCACCTACGGCACGAACAATGAGTTCGGCTTCGACTATCTGCGCGACAATATGAAATACTCGCTCGACCAGATGGCGCAGCGCGGCCACGCCTATGCCATCGTCGACGAGGTCGACTCCATCCTGATCGACGAAGCCCGCACCCCGCTGATCATTTCCGGCCCGACCGACGACCGCTCGGACCTTTACCGCACCATCGACAAGCTGATCCCGCAACTCGACGACGAAACCGATGTCGAACTCGACGAAAAGCAACGCTCCTGCGTCTTCACAGAAGAAGGCATGGAGAAGATGGAGCAGATGCTGGAAGAAGCCGGCCTTCTGGAAGGCTCGCTCTGGGATCCGCAGAACGTCACCATCGTCCACCACTCCAATCAGGCCCTGCGCGCGCACAAGCTGTTCCACCGCGACAAGGACTATCTGATGAAGGACGGCCAGGTCATGCTGGTCGACGAGTTCACCGGACGCATGATGGAAGGACGCCGTCTGTCCGAAGGCCTCCACCAGGCGATCGAGGCAAAGGAAGGCGTCGAGATCAAGCCGGAGAACCAGACCCTCGCCTCGATTACCTTCCAGAATTATTTCCGCCTCTATGAAAAGCTCGCCGGCATGACCGGTACCGCCATCACCGAGGCCGACGAATTTGCAGATATCTACAAGCTGGACGTCTACCAGCTGCCGACCAACAAGCCGATCCAGCGTATTGACGATGATGATGTCGTCTACCGGGTCGCGTCGGCCAAGTATCAGGAAATCATCAAGGAAGTCCGCGATGCGCGCGCCAAGGGCCAGCCGGTCCTGCTCGGCACCGCGTCTATCGAGAAATCCGAAATCATCTCCACCCTGCTGACGCAGGCCAAGGTGCCCCACAAGGTTCTGAACGCCCGCCACCACGAGCAGGAAGCCGAGATCATCGCCGATGCCGGCCTGCCGGGCGCTGTCACCGTCGCCACCAACATGGCCGGCCGCGGCACCGATATCCAGCTTGGCGGCAACCTCGAAATGCGCCTCTGGAAGGCAATTGACGAGTTCAAGGAAAAGCATGGCCGCGACCCTTCCGAAGAGGAAGAAAAGGCCATGGAAACCGAGCTGAAAGCCGACATCGAAGTCGGCAAGAAGGAAGCGCTCGCCGCCGGCGGGCTCTTCGTGCTCGGTACCGAACGCCACGAAAGCCGCCGCATTGATAACCAGCTGCGCGGCCGTACAGGCCGTCAGGGTGACCCCGGCAAATCGAAGTTCTTCATCTCGGTTGAAGATGACCTGATGCGCGTCTTCGCCGCTGACCGTCTCAATTCGATCATGAAGAGTCTCGGCATCAAGGAAGACGAAGGCATCACCCATCCGTGGATGAACAAGGCCATCGAAACCTCCCAGAAGAAAATCGAGCAGCGCAATTTCGAAATCCGCAAGAACGTCCTCAAATATGACGACGTCATCAACGATCAGCGCAAAGCCATCTTCGAGCAGCGCCGTGACTTCATGCACGCCGACAATGTCACCGCCGTTGTCACAGACATGCGCCACGATGTGATCGACGGCTATGTCGCCATCGCCATGCCGCCAAAAGCCTTTGCAGAACAGTGGGACGTTGATGGCCTCACCGAAACGCTGAAAACCGAACTCGGCATCGACCTGCCGATCGCTCAGTGGGCCAGCGAAGAAGGCGTCGCCAATGACGAGATCGCCGAACGTATCCGCGTTGCCGCCGACCAGGCTTTCGAACAGAAGGTCGAACAGGTCGGCAAACAGCAGATGCAGCAGGTCGAGAAGCAGGTCCTCCTGCAAGTCCTGGACGGCCGCTGGCGCCAGCACCTGCAGCAGATCGACCAGCTTCGCTCGGTTATTCACCTGCGCTCCTATGGTCAGCGCGACCCGCTGAACGAGTTCAAGGAAGAAGCCTTCAAGCTCTTCAATGACCTGCTCGACACGATGCGCACCGAAGTCACTCGCATCCTGATGAACATCCGCATTGCACCGCCAGCCACCGATGAGCAGCGCGCCGAAATGGCCGCCGCCCGTCAGCAGCTGCTACGCCGCGAACAGGCCCCGCAGCAGCCCGCCATGCAGGAAACCCATCTCGATCCGGACACCGGCGACAATGAGATGACCCCGGATGTCATCGAAGGTCCGAATGATCCGCATGCCGGGCCACCGCTGCATCAGGCTGAGGATGACTGGTCCAACACGCCGCGCAATGCGCCCTGCCCGTGCGGCTCCGGCAAGAAATACAAGCATTGCCACGGCTCCCTGACCGGCGCGGATCAGCAGCAGGTCTGA
- a CDS encoding response regulator, with protein sequence MKVLWIEDHEPVRDMLAIAADKAARARVQIDLVLAPTLMEAERRLRLERFDLVVTELTLPDSYDGDMTIARIANMGRHRIAVSTAHADRDKIVETAVRCGCNISEAPVFKAKLPYNRFIQRPEAMLDFFFEQMEAPAQAQIAAA encoded by the coding sequence ATGAAAGTATTGTGGATTGAGGATCATGAGCCAGTCAGAGACATGCTGGCCATTGCTGCGGACAAGGCCGCCCGGGCCCGCGTGCAGATTGACCTCGTCCTCGCGCCGACCCTCATGGAAGCTGAGCGGCGCCTGCGCCTGGAACGCTTCGATCTGGTCGTCACCGAACTGACGCTTCCTGACAGCTATGATGGCGACATGACGATTGCCCGCATCGCCAATATGGGCCGTCATCGCATCGCGGTGTCTACAGCCCATGCGGACCGCGACAAGATCGTCGAAACCGCGGTTCGCTGCGGCTGCAACATATCTGAAGCGCCGGTCTTCAAGGCAAAACTGCCTTATAATCGCTTCATCCAGCGCCCCGAAGCCATGCTCGATTTCTTCTTCGAACAGATGGAAGCGCCAGCCCAGGCACAAATCGCGGCGGCATAA